The genome window CGTCGATGGGGCGGCTCGTCTGACCCCGCACCTCGGCGAGCACCGCACGGAGCGGTTGCTCCTCGACGCGGCTCGCCTCGACGACGGGCCCGCGCTCTTCGCCGAGGCCGTGGAGGCGTATGGCGTGGTCCGGCCGCGAGCCGGCGCCCGGCTGCCCAACCGCCTCGCCGAGTTCCGCGAGCACTGCCGGAGCCTCCTGCCCCCCGACCCGAACCCGTCCGGGGTCGTCGCCCCCACCCGGCGCCGGCCCCGCGCCCGGGCCGCCACGACCCGGCGACCGCTGTCGGTCGCCCCGCGGCCGGCGCCGCCACGCGCCCCGACCGCGGTCGCACCCGCCCCGCCGCCCCCCACCCCCGAGGAGCGCCGTCGCGCCATGTTCCACGCACCGCGGACCCGAGGGTCGCAGCCGGCCGAGCACGTGCCCCTCGAGCACCCTGCGGCGGTCCTGGCGCTACGCGGTCGGGAGGTGGCGGGGTCGGGACGGGAGCCGTTGCGGCTCGTGGTGCCGCGCACCGGTGCCGAGCTGGCCGCCTGGGGCGAGCGGCTCCACAACTGCCTCGGGGGCTTCGCCGCCGCGGTCAACGAGGGCCGGAGCATCGTGGTGGGCGTGGAGTCGTGCGACCGACTCGTCTACGGCATCGAGCTGCGCCCCGATGGGGTGATCCGCCAGTTCCTCGCCACGCACAACCGTCCTGTCCCGCACCCGGACGCACGCGCGGTGGTCGGGGCGCTCGCGGCGGCCGGCGTGGTGCGAGCCGATGCACCAGCGAACGGGCACTGGCTCGACCCGGGCTGACCCCTGGCGAAGCGGCGACGGGACGGCCCGTCCCGTCCTCAGCCGGCGTCGCCGTACTGGCCCACGACGTCGTCCACGTAGAGGGCGAGGCGGTCGGCCACCCGATCGACGGTCGAGCGGGGCAGGTCGCGCTCGGCCAGCGTGTCGCAGAACAGCTCCACGAAGCGGGAGAACTGGCGGCCGGTGATGGCCTGGCGGGCGTGGGCGGCGCGCAGGTCGGCGTCGGCGACGTGGTCGGTGCTGCCGAAGGCGACGCCGAGGAACTCCTCTTGCATGTGGACCAGGCGGGCCACGTCCACGCCGGCGAAGACCGGCCCGAGATCGGGATCGGCCACCAGGCGCGTGTAGAACTGCTCGACGATCTCCTCGAGGGCGCGCTCGCCGCCGATGGCCGCCAGGAGGTCCGGGGTGTCGTTCATGGCTCCAGCCAACGTCGTCCGGGCGGTCGGGGCCAGAGCAGAAGGTCACTCCGGCGTGCGGAGGCCACGTTGCGCGAGCCCCGGTCACGGAGGGTGGTCGGCGGCCCCTAAGGTGGGGGGATCAAACGTGCTCTCGGCAAGATCGTCGTCCGGCTCTTCCGCTACCGCATCGTCGGCGATCCGCCACGGGTGCCGGTGTGCGTCATGGTCGCGGCCCCCCACACCTCCAACTGGGACTTCATCTTGATGATGGCCATGGCGTGGGCCACCGGCGTGCGCCCGATGTGGCTCGGCAAGAAGGAGATGTTCGCCGGGCCCGCGGGCTGGCTGTTCCGCCGCATGGGTGGCGTCGCCGTCGATCGCGAGAACCCGGTGGGGCTCGTCGACTCGCTCGTGGCACGTGCCGGGGACGGGAGCCCCGTGGCCATCCTCATCCCGCCGGAGGGCACCCGGGCCAAGAAGACCCACTGGAAGTCGGGCTTTCGCCGTATCGCACTGGGCGCCGACGTGCCCGTGCTGCTCAGCTTCCTCGACGGGCCCACGCGCACCGGCGGCTTCGGCCCGATGCTGCGCATGACCGACGACGTCGTGGCCGACATGGACCAGATCCGGGCGTTCTACGCCGACAAGCACGGCATGAAGCCGGGCCTGTTCACCCCGCCGGAGCTCCCCGAGGAAGCCGCCATCCGCGACGTGGCCTGAAACGAACGGCACCGCGTGACGATCGGCCCTTTCGGGCGGGCGTCCCGCCCGCGATGATCCTGCCGTGACGTTCTCGATGATCCGACCGGCGGTACGGCCGGTGCTCGAGCTGCTGGGGCGCGACCTGCGCGCCACGGCGCTGGCCCAGGCCGCTGATGCCGGCCTGCCTCACGGGGCTCCGGACGACTCCGTCGTCGAGGCCGCCGAGGTCGAGGGGCTGCCGGCGCCCGTGCAGCGCTACTTCCGGTTCATGCGGGTGGTGGGGCCCCGCGTGCGTGGTCCCTCGCCGCCCGGTTCCGGGGTCGCTTCAACCTCCAGGGGCGGGGCTGGATGCCCGCCGAGGCCTGGCAGTACAACTGCGCCCACCCCGTCGCCCGCATCTTCCACATGCGCCTCGACATGGCCGGCGTCGTGCCCATGGTCGGGCGCGACACCCTGCTCGACGGCGAAGGCCGGATGGTCGGCCGGCTCCTCGGGCTGGTGCCGGTGGCCAACGGCACGGGCGTCGAGTACGACGTCGGCGAGCTCACCACGTGGTTGAACGACGCTCTCGTGCTGGCCCCGTCGATGTTGCTCTCCCAGCAGGTGACCTGGGACGAGGTCGCCGACGACACCTTCGACGTGGCCCTGACCCACGGGAGCCACACCGTGCACGCGCGGGTCTCGCTCGACGAGAACGGCGCCATCCGGGACTTCTCCAGCCGCGACCGCTGGGCGGCCATGCCGGGAGGGCTGGTGCAGGCGGAGTGGACGACCCCCTTCGACGGCTGGGTGCTGGCCGCCGGCCACCGCCTGCCCCTCAGCGGGCGGGCCATCTGGCACCTCGACGACGGCCCCCTGACCTACGCCGAAGGCGCCTTCGTGCCCGGCAGCGTCGCGGTCAACCTGCGCCCGTAGCCCACCCGCGTCGTCGGTCGCTCAACTCGGCCGGGCGACGACGGCTCTGGCCGGCCGTCAGGACGTGTCAGGTGTCACGCGGCGGGGCGGAACCCGGCCCGGGCGACCCGCCGTCTGAGGGGCATGTCTTCTCCGACCGCCTTCGACGACACCCAGTTCGACCTCGACCTGTCCGACCACCTCGACCAGTTCCCCGACCCCGTGGTGCCGAGTGACCATGACCGCGGCGCCGGCGACCTCGCGGCCGACGTCGTCTTAGGCGTCGCCCTCGTGCGCGATCCCTGGGGCATGCCTGCCGCCGACGGCGGCGATCAGGTCCTCGACGCTCCGGCGCTCACCGTGACCGAAGCGGCCACCGAAGACGTGGCGGTGACCGACGCCGATCCTGCCCCGGCGGTCGCCGTCGCCGAGCCGGTCGTCACCACTGCGGCCGCCGCCGAGCCGGCCGCCGCCACCACGGTCGAGGACGTCCCCGTCCCGTGGGTGCCGGCCGAGGGTGGCACCGCCACCTACCCCGCTGCCGTGGCCAGAGCCGTGGACCCGCCCACCTCGGTGCACTCGGTGTTCGCCGTCACCCCGCCGCAGGGGACGCCCGTTGTGGTGCTCCCGCCGCTCCCGCCGGCGCCCCCCTCCCGGGGCGCGTCGTCCCGGGCGGCTCGGCGCCGTCGTCGGGTGGTGGCGGTGCTCGGCGCCGTGCTGGCGGCGGGGCTCGTCGCCGGTGGGGCCGGTCTCGCCATCGCCACCAACGATGACGGCGAGGGCGATGTCTTCGAGGCCGCCTCACCCGGTGACACGGTGGCGCTGCCGCCGGCCGGTGCCCAGGCCGACAAGCCCGACGACGACGAGGTCGTGCCGGTCGTGCCGGCGGCGCCCGATGCTCCTGACGCCGCCGACGAGGTGCCGGCTGCGGGCGACGCCGCCGATCTCGAGCGGGCGGCGGACGCCGTGACCGCGTTCCTCGCCGTGCGGGGGACCGACGACGAGCGCGCCGTGAGCAGCCAGGGCGGCCGGGGCGAGCTCGACGCCGCCATCGCCGCCATCGGACGGGCCGTCCCCCAGGGCGACCCTGCTTGCTCGGTCGGCGCCGCCGCCGGCACGTTCGGCTGCGTCCTCGACACCGACCAGGGCCCGATCACCTTCACCGTCGGCCCCGACGCCGACGACCCTCAGACCAGCGGTTTCGAGGTCATCGGCGCCACCGCCTGACCACCGACCACTCCCTTCACCCGGCGCAGGGCACAACGGCGTGCCCTGCGCCGCGGCGCGGACGGGGGCGCCCTGCGCCGTACGGCGGAGGCGTCGGCCGGGGGCGCTCAGGGGCCGCGGCCGGTGGGTGGGTCGTCGCCGATCGGGGGACCGGTGCCCTTGAGCCGGTTGCCGGTGCCGCACTGGCAACGGAGGTTGCTGATGGCGGTGGGGCCGCCGCGGGAGCGGGGGATGACGTGGTCGATCTGGCAGTGGCGACCGGGGACGGCGCAGCCGGGATCACGGCACACGCGGTCGCGGATGATGACGGCCTCGCGGAGGGCACCGGTGGGATAGGGCCGGGTGGTGCCGAAGTCGAGGACCTCGCCGTCGGGGCCGAACACGATTCGGCGGAGCCCGCCGGCGATGCCGAGGCCGAGGGCCTGAGAGGGCGCGATGGGGGTGTAGTCCTCGAGCTCGCACAGGGTGTCGGGGCGGAGGTGGGTGAAGCCGGGGGCGAACGGGTCGGGGGCGTGCCACCAGTCGGGCAGGACCCGGTGGCGGCGGGTCGGGGGCGGCCCGGCGTACGGCTCTGGTGTCCGTGCCGAGCCCGGATCGGTTGTCGGCTCGGGGAGATCGTCGTCTCCGGCGTCGACGGTGCCGTCGCAGGTGGGGCAGCGCCCACCGGGGTCGGCGTCGGGGTCGAGGCCGAGTAGGCGAGCGAGCGCCGGTGGGAGCTGGCAGGTGCACCCGCCGAGGTCGGCGAGGGTGGCGGCGGCCTCGGCGCACAGGGTGTGCCAACCCATCATGACGTTGAGGACCCACCGGGGTCCGTCCGCCGGGGCACCGTGCGCCCGCGAGCGTCGGGCCATCTCCACGAAGGCGTCGGCGCGGCGCTGCTTGGCGGTGCGCCGCAGGTCCCGCTGGGTGGCCCGCTCGCCGACCCGGGCGCGGGCTTCGGCCCAGTCCGCTTCGAACATCTCCTGTTCGATCCGGTGGAACTCGTCGAGGAACTCGGTGCCGCCGAGTGGATCGAGCCACGCGTCGAGACGTACGAGGTCGTCGAAGGTCCGCGATGCATGGCCTTCCCGCCGTTGCTCGGCGTCCCTGGCCCGCTTCTCGGACCGGTCGGGTTGCACGAACGAGCGCCAATCGCGGACCTTGCGGTCGAACTCGTCGAAGTCCAAGGTCTCGGCCGACTCCACCAGGTCGGCTTCGGCGGCGGCGAACTCGTCGACCACGTCTCGGGTGCGGGCCCGCACAAGCACCGCCACGTGCTCGGCGCCGATGCGGCCGGCCGCGAAGGCGGCTTCGGTGAGCGGCATCTCTCGGAGGGAGCGCGCCTGCGCGGCCTGGTGCTTCACCTGACGAGGGTTGACCTTCGCCTTTGCTCCCAGCCACGTCGCCGCCGTCGGATGCCCCTCGATGCGGTGTTGGCCGCTGGCGTCGAACGCGCCGAGCACCCGAGCCTTGGCCGCCGCCACCATCCGCTCCGCCGCCACCATCGCCATGAGCGCCTCGCCCAGCACTGGCCCGGGGCGGCCGGCCCATGGTTGGTCGAGCACGTCGGTGGCGGCCTCGCGCAGTAGAGCGAGCGCCGCGAAGCCCGGATCGTGCGGAGGTTCGCTTCCTGCCTCGTTCGCTTGCAGCTCGATCACCGACACGGCACCACTTCCTGTCCGGGCTGCCCTGCACACGCCGACGGCGGCGCCCGGAACCCACGATTCGACTGGCTTGGGGAAGTGGCAGCCGACCCTGCTCGACGGTCTCCCGCCCCAGCGGCTGCAAGCTGGTGACGTCACCCTAGACGAACGTGCGTTCGAATGCAACGAGGAAAGGGCCGAGGTGCGGGCGTGGCGACCCCTCCGCCGCACGAGGGGTGATCAGCGAACGAGGACGGGGCGGTTGAACGTCGTGTTGACGACGATCGTGTCCGTGAGCCCGAGGCGGTCGACTCCGCGATGGAGAGGCCCTCGCCGACCTGGAAGCGGTCCCAACGGATCCCGTGAAGTGAGCGACAGTGCGGGCGATGGGCCTAGTCCTGGCCGGCGCCGCCGTCGTCCGGCATCCAGAAGGCGAAGAGTCGTCGCGGGTCGATGCGGGCGTACGCGGCGCCGTCGAGGACCTCCAGCCAGGAGTCGCCGTACCGGGGGAGGTAGATGTCCAGCAGGGTCTGGCGGAGCTCGGCGTGCTCGTCGGCGTCGACGTCGATCCTCTGGGCGACCCCGTGGACGCTGACGGCGAAGTGCTCGCCGGGAAGGTGCGTCGCGCTGACCGCCGGCCGGGCGTCGAGGTGCCGGAAGCGCACCGATGCCGGCGATGAGCCGAAGTGGAACGCTCCCCGGTAGAACACGCCGTCGACCGGACCGGTGATCGGGCGGCCGTCGCGAGTGGTGGTGGCCAGCGTGAGCAGGCACATGCCCTCGAGGCTCGAGGCGAGCCCTTCGGCGTCGAGTCGCCGCTCGGGAGCGTGGATCTCGCGCAGGTGCTCGCCCGCGCTCGCGTAGCTGTCGTCGATCACCTGCTGGAGTGCGACCAGGTCGTCCGGTCGTTCGTGCATCGGAGGCTCCTTGCTCTTCTCGGGGGCGCGGGTTCTACGGTGTAGAGGAGTGAACTACTCTACACTGTAGAGATGTCGGTGCGGCGGGGAACCTTGTCGGTGGAGCAGATCGTCGAGGCGGCGTCGGTCGCGATCGACGAGGACGGGCTGGCCAAGCTGTCGATGCGCCGTCTCGGTGCCCGCCTCGGGGTGGACCCCATGGCGATCTACCACCACGTCGACGACAAGCAGCAGCTCCTCGCGCTGGTGTTGGCGAAGGTCCTCGCGGAGATCCCGGCGGTGGACCGGGAGCAGCCGTGGGGGGCCAGGGTCCGGGCGTGGGCGGTCGCCTACTGGGAGATCGCGTCGCGAAACCGGGAGGTCATCGGTGCGGCGCTCGCCGACCCGGTCATCGCCAATGGCGCATTGCGCGCCATCGAGCCGTTGACCGACGCGCTCGCCGAGAGCGGCCTCGGCCAGGCCTCGATCGAGCCGGCGGCGTTCCTGATTGTCGACTTCGTGCACGGCTCCGCCCTGAGCGGCGTGGTCCCTGAGCGCCACGACGACCTGCGGGCCTGGTTCGAGCAGGGCCTCGACATCGTGATCGCCGGCATCGAAGCGACCGCCGGCCGCTGAGCACCCGTGAAGGGGAACAGGCGCGAGCGGAGCCGGGCCCTCCCGCTGCTGGGGGTGGCGCCGAAGTCACCCTTCGCCCGGTACTGGCGCCCGTCGGCTACCGCGCGGTCCCAACGGGGTGGGCGCTGGTGGTCTACCTGGTGCCCACGGGCGTCGCCGCGGCGGCGGGGAGGAGGGCGACGCGGCGACGCCGCGCGCCGGAGCGTCGGCGGCGCCGGGTGCCGACCTCGTCGACGGTCGGAGGCCGAGGTGACACCGCGAGACAGGCGCCGACGAGCGCGTGCCGGAAGTCGTCGCCGTCGCCGGCCACCACGTGGTGATTGCCGTCGATCTCGTACTTCACGGCGCCGGGGATGGTCTCGGCCAGCTTGTGTTGGCGGTGCGCGGGCACCAACCGGTCGCGGCCCGTGATGATCACCGCCGTCGGCACGTCGATCTCGTGGGTCCATTCCCGAGAGGTGAACCTCCCGACCTCGCGTGCCGCCTCGAGGATGGTGCCCACCTCGCCTCGTCGCAGCTCCGCGACCGCCCAGTCGGTGTGGGGACGGCTCGAGAAGAGGCGGGACGCAACCCACTCGGCGCCGTGTGCGCCGGCGCGCACCGCGGTCAGGTGAGGCAGGCCGGCGAGCACGCCGAGCCCGCCGAAGAGCAGGCGCTCCCGGGGGTGGCCGCGGAAGTCGCGTGCGGTGGCACACAGCACCAGCCCGTCGACGCGCTCGCGGTGCCGATGCCAGACGAGTTGGGCGATGGGTCCGCCCATCGAGTACCCGACCGCGGTGAACTGGTCGATGCCCAGGCAGTCCGCGAGGGCCACCACGTCCTCTGCGCAGTCGGTGAGCCGGAAGGGCTCGGCGGACCGGATGCCTCGGCCGTGCCCACGGTGGTCGGGTGCGATCACTCGGAAGTGTCGCCCGAGGGGGGCCAGGACGCTGTGCCAGTTCAGGTCGGCGTTGGCGCCGAGGCCGTGCAACAAGAAGACGACCGGGGCGCCCGGCGGCCCGGCGACCTCGCGGTAGAACAGCGAGCCTCGGCCCGGGAGGTGGGCCGTGTGACCGGGCGGGAGGTCGGGCCGGTCGACCCTGCCGGTGGCCTCGGGGGGAGCCGTCGGCTCGGGGAGAAGGGACACAACTGTGTCATTTCCCGTTTTCGGGCGCCTTCAGACCGTGACCTTCGGCTCACACCCCGCATCTTGGTGACCGGTCGGTCACACGACGTCTCGGATCAGGGGCGGAGCGGGCTGGACGACAGGGGTCTCAGGGGCTGGCGAGGCGGGTGCGGGGGCCGGCGTAGACGAGGCGGCTGGGGAGCTCGTGGCCCACGAGCTCCGCCGCGAGGTGGGCGGCCTCGAGCAGGGGATCGAGGGCGATGCCGGTGGCGACGCCGAGGTCGTCGAAGAGGGCCACCGCCGCCTCGGTGGCCACGTTGCCGGCGGCGCCGGCCGCGAACGGGGAGCCGCCGAGGCCGCCCACCGAGCAGTCGAAGCGGGCGACGCCGGCCTGCCAGCCGGCGTAGAGGTTGAGCAGGCCCGTGCCGCGGGTGTCGTGCAGGTGGAGACCGACGTCGGGACCCGTCCGTGCCAACAGGGCCTCGATCAGGCGGGGGGTGCCCATACCGGTCGTATCGGCCAGGGTGAGCGCGCTGATCCCCGTGTCGAGCACCCGTCGGCAGAGGGCGTCGACCTCGGCAGCGGACAGGTCGCCCTCGTAAGGAGAGCCGAAGGCGCAGGACACCACCGCATCGACCGGGACGCCGGCGTCGCCGGCCAAGGCGGCGATCGCGGTGATGGCGCCGACCGACTCGTCGATGCTCATGCGCACGTTGCGCTCGTTGTAGGTGGCGGACGCGGAGATGGTGACGGTCAGCTCGTCGACGCCGGCCGCCAGCGCCATCTCGGCCCCGCGGGCGTTGGGGACGAGGGCCGTGCGGGTCACGCCGTCGGGCCGCCCGATCCGAGCGATCACCTCGTCGCTCCCCGCCATCGCCGGGACGGCCTTGGGGCTGACGAAGGCACCCACCTCGAGATGGGTGACGCCGGCTGCCAGCAGGGCGTCGATGAGCGCCACCCGCTGCTCGACGGTGACCGGGTCCTCCCCTTGGAGCCCGTCGCGGGCCCCGACTTCACGGAGGATGACGGCGGCGGGGCCGGCGAGGGTGCTCACGAGGCCAGCTCGGGGCGGCCGGCGAACGAGGACAGGGCGTCGGGGTTCGCGATGGCCTCGAGGTTGCGTACCTCGCGGCCGTTCACCACGTCGGTGACGGCCAGCTCGACGAGCTTGCCGCTGCGGGTCCGGGGGATGTCCTCCACGGCCACGATCCTGGCCGGGACGTGGCGGGGCGAGCAGTCGGTCCGGACCCGCCGGCGGATCTCGGCCACGAGGTCGTCGTCGAGCGCGTGCCCGTCGGCGAGGCGGACGAAGAGGACGATGCGGGTGTCGTCGTCCCACTCCTGGCCGACGGCGATGGCCTCGGTGACCTCGGCGAAGTTCTCCACCACCCGGTAGAGCTCGGCGGTGCCGATGCGCACGCCGCCGGCGTTCAGGGTGGCGTCGCTGCGGCCATGGATGACCATGCCGCCGTGCTCGGTCCAGCTGGCGAAGTCGCCCTGGGCCCAGACGTCGGGGAAGCGCGAGAAGTAGGCGGAGGTGAAGCGGCGGCCGTCGTCGTCGCCGAGGAAGCCCAGGGGCACGGAGGGGAACGGGGTGCGGCACACGAGCTCGCCCTTGACCCCCGGGCCGACGGGGGCGCCGAGGTCGTCGTACACGTCGACGTCCATCGCCAGCCCCGGTCCCTGGATCTCACCGGGCCACACGGGGCGGGTGGGGTCGCCGGCCACGAAGCAGCCGCAGAGGTCGGTGCCGCCGGAGATGGAGGCGAGGTGCAGGTCCGTGCCCACGGCGTCGTAGACCCACTCGAAGCCCTCGACCCCGAGGGGCGAGCCGGTCGAACAGATGGTGCGCACCGCGCTGAGGTCGTGCGACTCCCCGGGGCGGATGCCGGCCTTGCGGCAGGAGTCGATGAACTTGGCCGAGACGCCCAACAGGTTCACCTGGTGGCGCTCGGCGAGCGAGAAGAGCGCCTCGGGCCCGGGGTGGAAGGGGTTGCCGTCGTAGAGGACCAAGGTGGCGCCGGCGGCGAGCCCGGACATGAGCCAGTTCCACATCATCCAGCCGCAGGTCGTGAAGTAGAACTCGCGGTCCCCGGGGCGCACGTCGCCGTGCAGGCGGTGCTCGGTGAGGTGCTTCAGGACCAGGCCGCCGGCGCGGTGGACGATGCACTTCGGCTTTCCGGTCGTCCCCGACGAGTAGAGGATGAACCCGGCCTGGTCGAACGGGAACCGCTCGGTGGGGACGGGGGTGCCGCGGTGGGGAGCGAGGACGTCGGCCCACAGGCGCGCCCCGGGGGGCACGCCGGCCGGCTCCGCGTCCACGAAGGGCACCACGACGGTGGCGCGCAGGGTGGGGAGCGCCGCGGTGATCTCGGCGAGGCGCCCCAGGCAGTCGAAGGACTGGCCCCCGTAGCGGTAGCCGTCCGCCGCGACGAGCACCGTCGGCTCGATCTGGGCGAAGCGGTCGAGCACGCCGTTGACCCCGAAGTCGGGTGAGGTGGACGAGAACACCGCGCCGAGCGACAACGTCGCCGCCATCAGCACGAGGGTCTCCGGGGTGTTGGGCATCCACGCCGCCACCCGGTCGCCCGGCCCGACGCCGGCGTCGCGGAGCGCGGCGGCCGCCGCTCCCACCTCGACCCGTAGCTCGCCCCAGGTGAGGGTGCGGGTCGGGCCGGCACCGTCACCCAGCCCCTCGACCCCCTCGATCGCCTCCCCTTCGAAAACCACGGCGACGGCGTCGGGCGCCGCGCCCCGGCCGTGCAGGAGGTTCTCGGTGAACGAGATCCGCGCCTCGGGGAACCAGCGCACGCCGGTGACCGGGTGCTCACCCGGGCCGGCCGGGAGGAGGGCGACGTCGCCCCGGTCCCCGAGCACCCCGCCCCAGTCCCAGAGCTCCCGCCAGAAGGCGCCCGGGTCGGCCACGGACCAGGCGTGCAGGGCGAGGCTGTCGGCCAGCTCGAGCCCGAGGCGCTCGTTCACCGCGAGGCGCAGCGAGGTCATCGCGCTGGACGCCACCCGCTCGTCG of Acidimicrobiales bacterium contains these proteins:
- a CDS encoding alpha/beta hydrolase, whose translation is MSLLPEPTAPPEATGRVDRPDLPPGHTAHLPGRGSLFYREVAGPPGAPVVFLLHGLGANADLNWHSVLAPLGRHFRVIAPDHRGHGRGIRSAEPFRLTDCAEDVVALADCLGIDQFTAVGYSMGGPIAQLVWHRHRERVDGLVLCATARDFRGHPRERLLFGGLGVLAGLPHLTAVRAGAHGAEWVASRLFSSRPHTDWAVAELRRGEVGTILEAAREVGRFTSREWTHEIDVPTAVIITGRDRLVPAHRQHKLAETIPGAVKYEIDGNHHVVAGDGDDFRHALVGACLAVSPRPPTVDEVGTRRRRRSGARRRRVALLPAAAATPVGTR
- a CDS encoding group 1 truncated hemoglobin encodes the protein MNDTPDLLAAIGGERALEEIVEQFYTRLVADPDLGPVFAGVDVARLVHMQEEFLGVAFGSTDHVADADLRAAHARQAITGRQFSRFVELFCDTLAERDLPRSTVDRVADRLALYVDDVVGQYGDAG
- a CDS encoding pyridoxamine 5'-phosphate oxidase family protein — its product is MHERPDDLVALQQVIDDSYASAGEHLREIHAPERRLDAEGLASSLEGMCLLTLATTTRDGRPITGPVDGVFYRGAFHFGSSPASVRFRHLDARPAVSATHLPGEHFAVSVHGVAQRIDVDADEHAELRQTLLDIYLPRYGDSWLEVLDGAAYARIDPRRLFAFWMPDDGGAGQD
- a CDS encoding 1-acyl-sn-glycerol-3-phosphate acyltransferase, which produces MKRALGKIVVRLFRYRIVGDPPRVPVCVMVAAPHTSNWDFILMMAMAWATGVRPMWLGKKEMFAGPAGWLFRRMGGVAVDRENPVGLVDSLVARAGDGSPVAILIPPEGTRAKKTHWKSGFRRIALGADVPVLLSFLDGPTRTGGFGPMLRMTDDVVADMDQIRAFYADKHGMKPGLFTPPELPEEAAIRDVA
- a CDS encoding hydroxymethylglutaryl-CoA lyase, with translation MSTLAGPAAVILREVGARDGLQGEDPVTVEQRVALIDALLAAGVTHLEVGAFVSPKAVPAMAGSDEVIARIGRPDGVTRTALVPNARGAEMALAAGVDELTVTISASATYNERNVRMSIDESVGAITAIAALAGDAGVPVDAVVSCAFGSPYEGDLSAAEVDALCRRVLDTGISALTLADTTGMGTPRLIEALLARTGPDVGLHLHDTRGTGLLNLYAGWQAGVARFDCSVGGLGGSPFAAGAAGNVATEAAVALFDDLGVATGIALDPLLEAAHLAAELVGHELPSRLVYAGPRTRLASP
- a CDS encoding DUF222 domain-containing protein; translation: MSVIELQANEAGSEPPHDPGFAALALLREAATDVLDQPWAGRPGPVLGEALMAMVAAERMVAAAKARVLGAFDASGQHRIEGHPTAATWLGAKAKVNPRQVKHQAAQARSLREMPLTEAAFAAGRIGAEHVAVLVRARTRDVVDEFAAAEADLVESAETLDFDEFDRKVRDWRSFVQPDRSEKRARDAEQRREGHASRTFDDLVRLDAWLDPLGGTEFLDEFHRIEQEMFEADWAEARARVGERATQRDLRRTAKQRRADAFVEMARRSRAHGAPADGPRWVLNVMMGWHTLCAEAAATLADLGGCTCQLPPALARLLGLDPDADPGGRCPTCDGTVDAGDDDLPEPTTDPGSARTPEPYAGPPPTRRHRVLPDWWHAPDPFAPGFTHLRPDTLCELEDYTPIAPSQALGLGIAGGLRRIVFGPDGEVLDFGTTRPYPTGALREAVIIRDRVCRDPGCAVPGRHCQIDHVIPRSRGGPTAISNLRCQCGTGNRLKGTGPPIGDDPPTGRGP
- a CDS encoding acetoacetate--CoA ligase, which produces MSGPLWVPDDERVASSAMTSLRLAVNERLGLELADSLALHAWSVADPGAFWRELWDWGGVLGDRGDVALLPAGPGEHPVTGVRWFPEARISFTENLLHGRGAAPDAVAVVFEGEAIEGVEGLGDGAGPTRTLTWGELRVEVGAAAAALRDAGVGPGDRVAAWMPNTPETLVLMAATLSLGAVFSSTSPDFGVNGVLDRFAQIEPTVLVAADGYRYGGQSFDCLGRLAEITAALPTLRATVVVPFVDAEPAGVPPGARLWADVLAPHRGTPVPTERFPFDQAGFILYSSGTTGKPKCIVHRAGGLVLKHLTEHRLHGDVRPGDREFYFTTCGWMMWNWLMSGLAAGATLVLYDGNPFHPGPEALFSLAERHQVNLLGVSAKFIDSCRKAGIRPGESHDLSAVRTICSTGSPLGVEGFEWVYDAVGTDLHLASISGGTDLCGCFVAGDPTRPVWPGEIQGPGLAMDVDVYDDLGAPVGPGVKGELVCRTPFPSVPLGFLGDDDGRRFTSAYFSRFPDVWAQGDFASWTEHGGMVIHGRSDATLNAGGVRIGTAELYRVVENFAEVTEAIAVGQEWDDDTRIVLFVRLADGHALDDDLVAEIRRRVRTDCSPRHVPARIVAVEDIPRTRSGKLVELAVTDVVNGREVRNLEAIANPDALSSFAGRPELAS
- a CDS encoding PcfJ domain-containing protein, whose translation is MALATLDAVQAAWEERGAVATLRVVPLGDGGDLAEASTTLRFTATDGRVRIGLVLLDGRREIDVSIQPALVTRVVGGGAPSTEASALVCRWLAAFACAHGIRCPEDLSRAGLLAVVGGVSFPLLGAAMAGGAAPLEEVPRWAAGALAAPTARAGAQVVFPGRATRPVVAALAEALVSGVPAPAHGGDPARGPATVALYPLALARMAPALGPDRLTRVLGATDPWRAPGEWPEVDLVDGAARLTPHLGEHRTERLLLDAARLDDGPALFAEAVEAYGVVRPRAGARLPNRLAEFREHCRSLLPPDPNPSGVVAPTRRRPRARAATTRRPLSVAPRPAPPRAPTAVAPAPPPPTPEERRRAMFHAPRTRGSQPAEHVPLEHPAAVLALRGREVAGSGREPLRLVVPRTGAELAAWGERLHNCLGGFAAAVNEGRSIVVGVESCDRLVYGIELRPDGVIRQFLATHNRPVPHPDARAVVGALAAAGVVRADAPANGHWLDPG
- a CDS encoding TetR family transcriptional regulator; the encoded protein is MSVRRGTLSVEQIVEAASVAIDEDGLAKLSMRRLGARLGVDPMAIYHHVDDKQQLLALVLAKVLAEIPAVDREQPWGARVRAWAVAYWEIASRNREVIGAALADPVIANGALRAIEPLTDALAESGLGQASIEPAAFLIVDFVHGSALSGVVPERHDDLRAWFEQGLDIVIAGIEATAGR